From Pseudomonas sp. B21-028, one genomic window encodes:
- a CDS encoding WG repeat-containing protein, producing the protein MNFTQPRLRLLSLLSVTLLVVGCASYYLFRQNIAPTSESFAAEDMNEGGIEDIGTLTRPDVEKRLNYLIHDTLETLEAVELITQSELSLTIDGAQPAGEQELQYEELFVPFTSAQVKAALASIQDLRFVQRLFADGSEIRLDTSRLDPLWKRAATPDEHAAEQYRPERLRFRDGSEKLFADINVQPKADSDDIVLSDDYIALPINKPLASFDLKVAYRSYPAFKKVVLDKDHPQVTLDDGQHFQLTALGDSSASLRLSTPKTTTFVVQGLTDEGKALYSNGNNTRSFPSESDIEALRDYYKALRQTKDDLDQFKTSQAIQQRLEQVTEALSKQAGPLKNTEADYRFEATPQRIVIHVLEPMEDNVAVFGQVQNILAEQARYIAFDRKSDRYGFIDQTGQWLIKPRWVQVQESGVAGIYWVLAMEKSANSQADSREAVGKTAYFPAGSNKPVNLPFEHITQIMDNGLLLVERETNGPYGLYDSGNHRFILPMKFVNPTVTSSLFIARLGNKTYATEGEYGAYTLAGKEVLPPRFSDIQQSGNYLYTNSADQNRQDVFDLEGKRINLQGYNAIGHFVDEQPLLVQDVRSKKFAFINRQGTLLPIKLPYDEVEPFSNGMAVVGRDSSYGAIDLKGTLQIPLEYTTINSFQTRYAAAVRAGDSGLVLISQNNKLVKKLGSYTSLKVSDNSNEARYYVRNPDNPDESLVYDADGNRVDKEE; encoded by the coding sequence ATGAACTTTACCCAGCCTCGCTTGAGATTGCTGTCGCTACTGAGTGTGACCTTGTTAGTGGTGGGCTGCGCGTCCTATTACTTGTTTCGCCAGAACATCGCGCCGACAAGTGAAAGCTTCGCCGCCGAGGACATGAACGAAGGCGGCATAGAGGACATCGGCACGCTGACGCGGCCTGATGTGGAGAAACGCCTGAACTACTTGATCCATGACACCCTTGAAACCCTTGAAGCTGTAGAGCTGATCACCCAGTCGGAACTCAGCCTGACCATTGACGGAGCCCAACCCGCCGGTGAGCAGGAACTGCAATACGAAGAGCTGTTCGTGCCTTTCACCAGTGCACAGGTGAAAGCTGCGCTGGCGTCGATCCAGGACCTGCGTTTTGTTCAAAGGTTGTTTGCCGATGGTTCCGAAATAAGGCTTGATACCAGCCGCCTCGATCCGCTCTGGAAACGCGCAGCCACGCCGGATGAGCACGCGGCCGAACAGTACCGTCCGGAGCGTTTACGTTTTCGGGATGGCAGCGAGAAACTTTTCGCCGACATCAATGTGCAACCCAAAGCAGACTCGGACGACATCGTCCTGTCTGATGATTACATTGCACTGCCCATCAACAAACCCTTGGCCAGTTTCGATCTGAAGGTCGCTTACCGCAGCTATCCGGCATTCAAGAAAGTGGTTCTGGATAAGGATCATCCACAGGTCACCCTGGACGACGGCCAACACTTCCAACTAACCGCCCTTGGTGACTCAAGTGCCTCACTGCGGCTAAGTACGCCCAAGACAACAACCTTCGTGGTGCAGGGTTTGACCGACGAAGGCAAGGCGCTTTACAGCAACGGCAACAACACGCGCTCCTTCCCTTCGGAGAGCGATATCGAAGCATTGCGTGACTACTACAAAGCCCTGCGACAGACCAAGGACGATCTCGACCAGTTCAAGACCAGTCAAGCGATCCAGCAGCGGCTGGAACAAGTAACCGAAGCGCTTTCAAAACAGGCTGGACCACTGAAAAACACCGAGGCCGATTACCGCTTCGAAGCGACCCCGCAACGCATCGTCATTCATGTGCTTGAGCCGATGGAAGACAACGTTGCCGTTTTTGGCCAAGTGCAGAACATTCTTGCGGAGCAAGCGCGTTACATTGCTTTTGACCGGAAGTCCGACCGCTACGGCTTCATCGATCAGACCGGGCAATGGCTGATCAAACCACGTTGGGTACAGGTACAGGAAAGCGGGGTGGCGGGTATCTATTGGGTGCTTGCGATGGAAAAATCCGCCAACTCACAAGCAGACTCCCGGGAAGCAGTGGGCAAGACGGCTTACTTCCCTGCTGGCAGCAATAAACCTGTCAATCTGCCGTTCGAACATATTACGCAGATCATGGACAACGGCCTGCTGTTGGTGGAGCGTGAAACCAACGGCCCCTACGGACTTTACGACTCAGGAAATCACCGTTTCATATTGCCGATGAAGTTCGTGAATCCCACGGTAACCAGTAGCCTGTTCATCGCCCGTCTCGGTAACAAGACCTATGCCACGGAAGGCGAATATGGCGCCTATACCCTCGCTGGCAAGGAAGTTCTGCCACCCCGATTCTCCGACATACAGCAAAGCGGTAACTATCTCTATACAAACTCAGCCGATCAGAACCGACAGGACGTTTTCGACCTGGAAGGCAAACGGATCAACCTCCAGGGCTACAACGCGATAGGCCACTTTGTTGACGAGCAGCCACTGCTGGTGCAGGACGTTCGAAGTAAAAAGTTCGCCTTTATCAACCGCCAGGGGACGTTGCTGCCGATCAAGTTACCCTATGACGAAGTGGAGCCATTTTCCAACGGCATGGCGGTGGTCGGGCGCGATAGTAGCTACGGCGCCATCGACTTGAAGGGTACCCTGCAGATTCCACTGGAATACACCACGATCAACTCGTTCCAAACCCGCTACGCAGCCGCCGTTCGTGCCGGCGACAGTGGACTGGTGTTGATCAGCCAGAACAACAAACTGGTCAAGAAACTCGGTTCCTATACCAGTCTGAAAGTCTCTGATAACAGCAATGAAGCCCGCTACTATGTGAGGAATCCGGACAACCCTGACGAATCCCTGGTCTATGACGCCGATGGCAATCGCGTGGATAAAGAAGAATAA
- a CDS encoding SPFH domain-containing protein: protein MKYRCIKYWGILILGALSTYFISVEGFYAVNEQDRGVVLRNGKFLKVAQPGPGWKIPFVDQVTTVSMQNNLIYWPALQARTEDLDVMDLEVSIVWRVAPDEVQSMYKKYTTLEAVENILLIPKITEQARLIVSHYNTEQALKNRETFVRGFSSAIRAAIDGPVLIESIDIGNVHMESIHIE from the coding sequence ATGAAATATCGCTGCATCAAGTATTGGGGCATTTTGATCCTGGGGGCACTATCGACATATTTCATCTCCGTAGAGGGCTTTTATGCTGTCAATGAACAGGATCGCGGCGTGGTACTGCGCAACGGTAAATTCCTGAAAGTGGCACAACCTGGCCCAGGTTGGAAAATCCCTTTCGTGGATCAAGTGACTACTGTTTCGATGCAAAACAATCTGATCTACTGGCCAGCTTTACAAGCAAGAACTGAAGACCTGGACGTGATGGATCTGGAGGTTTCCATCGTTTGGCGAGTCGCGCCGGACGAGGTTCAGAGCATGTATAAAAAATACACCACGCTCGAAGCGGTCGAAAACATCTTGCTTATCCCCAAAATAACGGAGCAAGCCAGGCTAATCGTCTCTCACTACAACACAGAGCAGGCGTTGAAAAACCGGGAGACGTTCGTTCGCGGTTTCTCATCCGCGATCAGAGCCGCGATTGACGGCCCCGTCCTCATTGAGAGCATCGATATCGGAAATGTGCACATGGAAAGCATCCATATTGAATAG
- a CDS encoding SPFH domain-containing protein: MRRNVCFIGSGLAATFAACVLASLSFYTISERELGLVLRNGKISSVAGPGLGWRLPVIDKVLRIPSQNSILSIADVHNYTADLHEFRTDVSVAWHVAPDRIGDIYTQYNDIQSVELAFIKPRVSSQIGLVMSRYKGIQMFEHPDRFIKDASTAIKEAVGALVIIDSVNFEKLVLADLDRSASSNEAAATAVAPETVRN; the protein is encoded by the coding sequence ATGCGTCGCAACGTTTGCTTTATAGGCTCAGGATTAGCAGCAACCTTCGCAGCCTGTGTGCTGGCAAGCCTCTCTTTCTACACCATCAGCGAAAGAGAGCTCGGCCTGGTCCTGCGTAATGGCAAAATCAGTTCCGTTGCAGGTCCCGGATTGGGCTGGCGACTGCCCGTTATTGACAAGGTGCTCCGGATCCCAAGTCAAAATAGCATTTTGAGCATTGCGGACGTCCATAACTACACCGCAGACCTTCATGAATTCAGAACTGACGTATCCGTCGCCTGGCATGTGGCGCCGGACAGGATTGGGGACATCTACACTCAGTACAACGACATCCAATCGGTGGAGCTGGCGTTTATCAAGCCACGAGTTTCCAGCCAGATCGGCTTGGTCATGTCGCGCTATAAAGGTATCCAGATGTTCGAACACCCCGACAGGTTCATAAAGGATGCTTCTACCGCAATTAAAGAAGCCGTCGGTGCGTTGGTAATCATCGATAGCGTGAATTTTGAAAAGCTCGTGCTAGCGGATCTGGATCGATCGGCCTCTTCCAACGAAGCCGCCGCCACGGCGGTGGCGCCTGAAACCGTCAGGAATTGA
- a CDS encoding YhfG family protein yields MGTISLETKKAYAARTRRSNYAASLRLEGFKVTFSDGDCKMPTREEVLKTFTKTQA; encoded by the coding sequence ATGGGCACTATCAGCCTTGAAACCAAGAAGGCCTACGCGGCCAGAACCCGTCGGTCCAACTATGCGGCCAGCCTGCGCCTGGAAGGCTTCAAAGTGACCTTCTCCGATGGCGACTGCAAAATGCCGACCCGTGAAGAAGTCTTGAAAACTTTCACCAAGACCCAGGCCTGA
- a CDS encoding putative adenosine monophosphate-protein transferase Fic, whose protein sequence is MPDKYGVGEDAYCYAGSTVLRNKLDIRDEPTLSEAEQQLTAIAADLVEFSPPPYDLAYLQGIHRLLFSDLYEWAGELRTVGMAKQDTRFCQPQFMEKEAGKIFQNMATANWFEGMNRAELIVAVADAYSDINVVHPFREGNGRAQRILFEHLIMNTGFEISWWGIEKEEWIVANIAAYHCTLGPMEQVFEKCIGDAIHPNQLNIIPMQNGKP, encoded by the coding sequence ATGCCAGACAAATATGGAGTCGGTGAGGACGCCTATTGCTACGCCGGCTCCACGGTCCTTCGCAACAAACTCGACATCCGTGACGAACCCACTTTAAGCGAAGCCGAACAACAACTGACGGCCATCGCGGCGGACCTCGTCGAATTCAGCCCTCCCCCTTACGACCTGGCCTACCTCCAGGGCATCCACAGGCTGCTGTTCTCGGATTTGTACGAATGGGCCGGAGAGCTGCGTACCGTCGGGATGGCCAAACAAGACACTCGCTTCTGTCAGCCACAGTTCATGGAGAAGGAAGCTGGCAAGATCTTCCAGAACATGGCGACTGCCAACTGGTTTGAAGGCATGAATCGGGCGGAATTGATCGTTGCCGTTGCCGATGCCTATTCCGATATCAACGTTGTCCACCCCTTTCGCGAAGGCAATGGCCGTGCCCAGCGCATCCTCTTCGAGCACCTCATCATGAATACCGGGTTTGAAATCAGTTGGTGGGGCATTGAAAAAGAGGAATGGATCGTCGCAAACATTGCCGCGTATCACTGCACCCTCGGGCCCATGGAGCAGGTGTTCGAAAAGTGCATTGGCGATGCAATCCACCCAAATCAACTCAACATCATTCCGATGCAGAATGGAAAACCATAA